In a genomic window of Telopea speciosissima isolate NSW1024214 ecotype Mountain lineage chromosome 5, Tspe_v1, whole genome shotgun sequence:
- the LOC122662870 gene encoding bifunctional enzyme IspD/IspF-like — MEETAIMKIPGNEISKLEKFDGSFFKRWKGKMYFFLTALKLAHVLNEEKPVAPTLTNTIAAPEVGARRLHNDDMLIFDTNTSTVLETKAFLSSCFDMKDIGEANSNQAAGADHRLEPGYPLIIGGINIPYERGCEAHSDSDVLLHCVVDAILGACCALGLPDIGQIFPNNDPKWKGAASCVFIKEAVSLFSIFYLLI, encoded by the exons ATGGAGGAGACTGCAATCATGAAGATACCTGGGAACGAGATAAGCAAACTTGAGAAGTTTGATGGGTCATTTTTCAAacgttggaaagggaagatgtatttcttcctcactgcTTTGAAACTTGCTCATGTCTTAAACGAAGAGAAGCCAGTTGCACCGACACTGACAAACACCATTGCAGCGCCAGAAGTGGGAGCAAGACGACTTcat aatgatgatatgttaatctttgATACTAATACAAGCACTGTTTTGGAGACAAAGGCTTTCCTATCTTcgtgttttgatatgaaagatataGGTGAAGCAAAT TCGAACCAAGCTGCCGGAGCTGACCATAGACTGGAGCCTGGGTACCCACTGATCATTGGAGGAATCAATATCCCCTATGAGAGAGGCTGTGAAGCTCATTCCGATA gTGATGTGTTGCTTCACTGCGTGGTCGATGCAATTTTAGGTgcctgttg tgCCTTGGGGCTTCCGGATATCGGGCAAATCTTCCCTAATAACGACCCTAAATGGAAGGGTGCAGCATCTTGTGTGTTCATAAAAGAAGCTGTgagtttattttcaattttctatttgCTGATTTAG